The DNA sequence ACCCCCCATACCTCCAGCCCCGATACCCCCGGCACCCGCACGCCCACCCTCGGCGTACCCGCCCCCGGCGTACCCACCCGAGGCGCACCCGCCCCCGGCGCCCGCACCTCAGGCCGCCACGCCGCCCGCAACATGCCCCCCTCCTCACCCGCCACCACCGACACGTGGCACCGCCCGTCCCCCCGTACCCTCCTGTCCCACTGCTCCTGGCTGGGCGCCCCCCTCGGCTCCTTCATCCTCGCCGTGCTCGCCACCGGAGGCCGCCCCGGCGCCCGCGTATGGATCAGCCTCGCGGTCGTCGCGGTCGTCTTCGCGGCCCTCACCGCCCTCGGCTCCCTCTCCTGGCTCCGCACTCACTACCGCGTCACCGTGGACGCGCTCGAACTCCGCACCGGCCTGCTCACCCGGCGCACCAAGTCCGTCCCCCTGCACCGCGTCCGCAACGTCGACCTCACCGCTCACCCCGTCCAGCGCGCCCTCGGCCTCGTCGTGCTGCGTGCCGGCACCGGCGGGCACGGTCAGGTGTCGCTGGACGCCCTGTCCCGCGCCGACGCGGAACGGCTGCGCGCCGAACTCCTCGCCCGCGCCGGCCGGATGGACGCCGACGACCCCGTCCTGTCCACCGCCGACCCCCGCTGGCTGCGGTACGCGCCGCTCACGTTCTGGGTCTTCGGCGGCGTCCTGGCGGCCGCCGGCGCGGTCTGGCGGGTGCTCGACGGAATGGGCATCGAACCGTGGCGGATCGGCTTCGTCCGGCGGGCGTTCGACGAGTTCGGCAACAGCGCCCTCTGGATCACCGTCCCCCTCCTCATCCTCACCGTCACCGCCCTCGGCACGGTCGGGTCCGTCGTCCTCTACGCCGAGACGTGGTGGCGGTACCGGCTGGAACGGACGGACGCGGACACCCTCCGCGTCCGCCACGGCCTGCTCACCACCCGGTCCGTCTCCATCGAACGCGCCCGCCTGCGCGGCGTCGTCCTCCGCGAACCGCTGCTCCTCCGCACCGGCGGCGGCGCCACCGTACGCGCCGTCGCCGGCGGACTCGGCGACCGCGAGGAGAACCGCAAACGCAGCACCCTCCTCCCGCCCGCCCCCCGCTCCGAGGGCGAACACGTCTGCGCCGGCGTCCTCGGCGAACTCGTGGACACCAGCGGCCTGCGCCCCCACCCGCCGGTCGCCCGGCGCCGTCGCGTCGTCCGCGTCCTGCTGTGGTGCGTCCTGCCGCCGGCCGTCGTCCTCGCCGTCCTCGGCGCCCTGCTGACCCCGGTGCTCCTGTACTGCGCGCTGGGCTGGCTGCTCCTCTCCACCCCGGTGGCCTGCGCCCTCGCCGACGACGCCTACCGCGCCCTCGGCCACGCCCTCCGCGGCCGCTGGCTCGTCATCCGTTCCGGCAGCCTCACCCGTGACACGGTCCTCCTCGACCGCGGCGCGGTCCTCGCCTGGACCTTCACCCGGACCCCGTTCGCCCGCCGCGCCGGCGTCGTCACCGCGACAGCCGCCGTCGCGGCCGGCGAGGAGGCGTACCGCATCCGCGACATGGCGGCCGGGGAGGCGGCGGCGTTCGCGAACGCGGCGACGCCGGGAATGCTGCGGGAGTTCCTGGTTCCGGTGGGGGAGGGGCGGTAGGGGAGCGGGGGAACGCCTCGCCTCGCGGCCCGCATGGCGGCGGTGACCGTTGTGCCTACGACGGGTCGGCCTGACCCGCTGTGGTCAGCGGCTTGAACAAGTGCACGTCCGCATGTCCCCCCGGGATGCCGAGCGTCCGGCCGGTCTCGACGTAGCCGTGGTGCCGGTAGAAGCCGGGAGCCTGGAACGTGAAGGAGGACACGGCGACGCGATCGCAGCCCCGCCGCCGTGCCTCGGCCTCGGCCGCCCGCAGGATCCTGCTGCCCCACCCGTCCGCGCGGCTGTCGCCGCGCACCCACAGGAGCTCGATGCCGCACAGACCGCCCCAGGTCCAGGCGGGCCGGACGCCTCTTGCTCCCCGCTGCCCCCTGTGCGAGGACGGCCGAGCCGTAGTACTTCTGGGGGTTCGGAGAGCCCAGCCCGCCCCACCCCCACCCGCAGCCCCACCCCACCCCCCGGAGTCGTCGATGGCCGTTCGTCGTGTCGTGCCCAACATCCAGTCGGAGTCCGTGCAGGAGAACCGGGAGTTCTACGGCCTGCTGGGCTTCGAGGAGGTCATGAACCACGGCTGGATCATGACACTCGCCTCCCCCTCCAACCCGGCGGCGGCGCAGGTCAGTTTCATGGCCCGTGACAAGACCGCCCCGGTTGCTCCCGATCTGAGTATCGAGGTGGACGACGTGGATGCCGCCTACGCGGCCGTGCGGGACAGCGGCGCCGAGATTGTCCACGTCCTGCAGGACGAGGAGTGGGGCGTACGGCGCTTCTTCGTCCGCGACCCCAACGGCCGGGTGGTCAACGTCCTCGGTCACCGCTGACGCGATCCGCCCGGACGACCCCGCCCGCCGCACCCCCCTCCCCTGTGATGCAAGAATCTTGCAATTTTTGTTATCCGGCCGGGAGCGCTCCGTCTCCCAGGTGTCGGATGCGAACGGAGAGAGGTGCGTGAGGCGTGGGAACCGATAACGCTGCGCTGGTCGAGGCCGCGCGGGCCGGTGACACGGCGGCACAGGACGAACTCGTCGCCGCCTGCCTGCCGCTCGTCTACAACATCGTCGGCCGCGCCCTCAACGGGCACGCGGACGTCGACGATGTCGTGCAGGAGACGATGCTGCGCGTCATCAACGGGCTGGGGGAGCTGCGCGACCCGGCCGGTTTCCGTTCCTGGCTGGTGGCGATCACCACCAACCAGCTGCGCACCCACTGGCGGGAGCGCCGCCCGGAGACCCCCCTCGACGGGCTCCCCGGCACCGGCGCCGACGTCCCCGACCCGGCGGCCGACTTCGTCGCCGTCACCATCGTGCGGCTCGGCCTGGAAGGCCAGCGCAAGGAGGTCGCCGAGGCCACGCGCTGGCTCGACGAGGGCGAGCGCGAGGTGCTCTCCCTGTGGTGGCTGGAGGCCGCGGGCGAACTGACCCGCGCCGAGGTCGCCGCCGCGCTCGGCCTCACGCCGCAGCACACCGCCGTCCGCGTCCAGCGCATCAAGGAGCGGCTCGACACGGCCCGCGGCGTCGTCCGCGCCCTCGGCGCCTCACCTCGCTGCCCGGCGCTCGACGGGCTCGTCGCGACGTGGGACGGCACCCCCTCCGCCCTCTGGCGCAAACGCGTCGCCCGCCACGCGCGCGGGTGCGGCGCCTGCGGCGGGGCCTGGACGTCGCTCGTCCCGGCCGAGGGGCTGCTGGTCGGCTTCGGCCTGGTCCCCGTCGCCGGGGCGCTCCTCGACTGGTGGGGCAGCGCCACCGTGCTGCGGACGGAGGCGGTGGCCGCCGTCCACCCGGGCGGGTACGGGGACGTGCTCGGGCAGGACGCCGGCGGGCACCCCCTCGCCGGGCATGGGCCCGACGCGCCGCAGGCCACTCACGACATCACGAACACCACGCTCCACAGCAATCCGGCGAACCCGGTGAAAACGACGAAAGGCAAGCACGGCGTGACCCACGCGAAGCGGAACAACCCCAGGGCGAAGGCGAAGCACGGCACGAAGGGCAAGCGGGTCGCGATCGGCGCCGCCGCCCTCGCCGTCGTGGCCGGTGGCGCGATCGTCGGGGGGACGGAGTTCTTCTCCGACTCGTCCTCCGGCACCGAGGCGAGCACCCGCGTCACCACCGGCGACGCGGCGGTCCCCCTCGGCGACCGGGCCGCCACCGCCAATGCCTCCCCGAGCGCCCGTCCCTCCGCCTCGGCGAAGGCCACGAAGGACGGCAAGGGCGGCAAGGACGACAAGAAGGAGAAGAAGGGCAAGGACGAGGAGAAGGCGGGGGACAAGGACAAGGCGGGCAAGAAGGGCGAGGAGGGGAAGTCGGCGCAGGAACGTTCCGCCGCCGCTCCCTCCTCATCTTCATCGGAC is a window from the Streptomyces mobaraensis genome containing:
- a CDS encoding GNAT family N-acetyltransferase, giving the protein MLGTTRRTAIDDSGGWGGAAGGGGAGWALRTPRSTTARPSSHRGQRGARGVRPAWTWGGLCGIELLWVRGDSRADGWGSRILRAAEAEARRRGCDRVAVSSFTFQAPGFYRHHGYVETGRTLGIPGGHADVHLFKPLTTAGQADPS
- a CDS encoding VOC family protein; protein product: MAVRRVVPNIQSESVQENREFYGLLGFEEVMNHGWIMTLASPSNPAAAQVSFMARDKTAPVAPDLSIEVDDVDAAYAAVRDSGAEIVHVLQDEEWGVRRFFVRDPNGRVVNVLGHR
- a CDS encoding PH domain-containing protein — its product is MPPSSPATTDTWHRPSPRTLLSHCSWLGAPLGSFILAVLATGGRPGARVWISLAVVAVVFAALTALGSLSWLRTHYRVTVDALELRTGLLTRRTKSVPLHRVRNVDLTAHPVQRALGLVVLRAGTGGHGQVSLDALSRADAERLRAELLARAGRMDADDPVLSTADPRWLRYAPLTFWVFGGVLAAAGAVWRVLDGMGIEPWRIGFVRRAFDEFGNSALWITVPLLILTVTALGTVGSVVLYAETWWRYRLERTDADTLRVRHGLLTTRSVSIERARLRGVVLREPLLLRTGGGATVRAVAGGLGDREENRKRSTLLPPAPRSEGEHVCAGVLGELVDTSGLRPHPPVARRRRVVRVLLWCVLPPAVVLAVLGALLTPVLLYCALGWLLLSTPVACALADDAYRALGHALRGRWLVIRSGSLTRDTVLLDRGAVLAWTFTRTPFARRAGVVTATAAVAAGEEAYRIRDMAAGEAAAFANAATPGMLREFLVPVGEGR
- a CDS encoding sigma-70 family RNA polymerase sigma factor, with translation MGTDNAALVEAARAGDTAAQDELVAACLPLVYNIVGRALNGHADVDDVVQETMLRVINGLGELRDPAGFRSWLVAITTNQLRTHWRERRPETPLDGLPGTGADVPDPAADFVAVTIVRLGLEGQRKEVAEATRWLDEGEREVLSLWWLEAAGELTRAEVAAALGLTPQHTAVRVQRIKERLDTARGVVRALGASPRCPALDGLVATWDGTPSALWRKRVARHARGCGACGGAWTSLVPAEGLLVGFGLVPVAGALLDWWGSATVLRTEAVAAVHPGGYGDVLGQDAGGHPLAGHGPDAPQATHDITNTTLHSNPANPVKTTKGKHGVTHAKRNNPRAKAKHGTKGKRVAIGAAALAVVAGGAIVGGTEFFSDSSSGTEASTRVTTGDAAVPLGDRAATANASPSARPSASAKATKDGKGGKDDKKEKKGKDEEKAGDKDKAGKKGEEGKSAQERSAAAPSSSSSDSDAGSGSGSGSGSGAQGQGSRTSDSARTTARSAAKAPAPSKGDVGGSLQQQVTAIVNAERAKAGCSPVRLNSLLTQAAQGHSDDMAARNFFDHTNPDGKGPGDRITAVGYRWSTYGENIAYGQQTPASVMDTWMHSSGHRANILNCSFDEIGVGINNAPGGPRWTQVFGAR